One Mesorhizobium loti genomic window carries:
- a CDS encoding co-chaperonin GroES, with translation MAKSKFRPLHDRVVVRRVESESKTAGGIIIPDTAKEKPQEGEIIAVGSGARDESGKLVPLDVKAGDRILFGKWSGTEVKLNGEDLLIMKESDIMGIIG, from the coding sequence ATGGCAAAGTCGAAGTTCCGCCCGCTTCATGACCGCGTGGTCGTTCGCCGGGTCGAATCCGAATCCAAGACCGCCGGCGGGATCATCATCCCGGATACGGCGAAGGAAAAGCCGCAGGAAGGCGAGATCATCGCCGTCGGCTCCGGCGCCCGTGACGAAAGCGGCAAGCTGGTCCCCCTGGACGTCAAGGCTGGCGACCGCATCCTGTTCGGCAAGTGGTCGGGCACCGAAGTCAAGCTCAATGGCGAAGACCTTCTGATCATGAAGGAATCCGACATTATGGGCATCATCGGCTGA
- a CDS encoding transcriptional regulator, with product MMEARRTATEPRRKPKQERSRERIDAILSTTMRLIGEKGIDAVTMKEVGMLAGGPIATVYHYFPNKSAILAMLYERFSEVSRARLTAIIADVREAKDVIAAADRLLDDYLSRVAGDPAIQDLQNAIQADKALKNLDIAETRHQAKMFCDHVTALIEPGKHEQFERMVLLIFQLAGGVVRLALAEGEAESRRTIEDYRSIIHTQLRLFL from the coding sequence ATGATGGAAGCAAGGCGAACAGCGACGGAGCCGAGGCGCAAACCCAAGCAGGAGCGCAGCCGCGAGCGCATCGACGCCATCCTGTCGACGACCATGCGGCTGATCGGCGAGAAGGGCATTGACGCCGTCACCATGAAGGAGGTCGGCATGCTGGCGGGCGGGCCGATCGCCACAGTCTATCATTACTTCCCCAACAAGTCGGCGATCCTTGCGATGCTCTACGAGCGGTTCTCGGAGGTCAGCCGCGCGCGATTGACTGCGATCATCGCCGACGTCCGCGAAGCCAAGGACGTTATCGCTGCGGCCGACCGGCTGCTTGACGACTACCTCAGCCGTGTTGCCGGCGATCCGGCCATCCAGGACCTGCAGAACGCCATCCAGGCCGACAAGGCGCTCAAGAATCTCGACATCGCCGAAACCCGCCATCAGGCCAAGATGTTCTGCGATCATGTCACCGCCTTGATCGAACCGGGCAAGCACGAGCAGTTCGAACGCATGGTTCTGTTGATATTCCAGCTCGCCGGTGGCGTGGTGCGCCTGGCGCTCGCGGAGGGCGAAGCGGAAAGCCGCCGGACCATCGAGGATTACCGGTCGATCATCCACACACAGTTGCGGCTGTTTCTCTAA